The Rhinoraja longicauda isolate Sanriku21f chromosome 19, sRhiLon1.1, whole genome shotgun sequence genome includes a window with the following:
- the LOC144602659 gene encoding zinc-binding protein A33-like: MDFFTEPVALECGHYFCRSCITQRWDREERNSCPDCREEFEERTLRVSRALARLAEKARKLSLNRTKGSKLHCEKHQEELKLFCETDKTLICVVCAAAREHTSHSFMLIEEAVEIYKGQVKSTFESLRRTQSEIWRTEAEQKESFYEVQEESHKLQSQITSQFAELHQILTEKEQCLLGEIREEEKTIVKTMEKNLQEIQENLKSIQEELSKLQEQIDHKDGVIFLKEVAGRKTRFSDEAKPMLVVGGKLPNEKFDHTFFYNMALSETSDIIKLVSVTLDVETAHPELEVSDDRKRVRWTRTRRSLPDTGKRFTDSVCVLGSEGFTSGRHYWEVEVTGSQHWGLGVAAHSLERKRRVTLTPETGVWSIWRGWGDEFVAFTSPPSRVPARPIPGRVRVYLSYESGTVSFYDADTKSHLHTFGGNKFTEKLYPFFGPWAPNQWLRICSGSAPGV; the protein is encoded by the exons atggatttcttcaccgagccggtggcactggagtgtggccactacttctgccgctcctgtatcacacagagatgggacagggaggagagaaactcctgcccggattGTAGAGAGGAGTTTGAAGAACGCACCCTCAGGgttagtcgggccttggcgagactggctgagaaagctcgaaaactgagcctgaatcggacaaagggaagtaaacttcactgcgagaaacatcaggaagaactgaagctgttttgtgaaacggacaagacactgatctgtgtggtttgtgcagctgcgcGGGAACAcacgtctcacagcttcatgctgatagaagaagctgttgaaatctacaag GGTCAGGTGAAATCTACCTTCGAATCTCTCAGAAGGACACAATCAGAGATCTGGCGAACGGAGGCGGAACAGAAAGAGAGCTTTTATGAAGTTCAG gaagagtcacacaaacTTCAGTcgcagatcacatcccagtttgctgaactgcaccagattctcactgagaaagagcagtgcttactgggagagatccgggaggaagagaagacgattgtaaaaacaatggagaaaaatcttcaagagattcaagagaatttaaagtccattcaggaggaactctcaaagttacaggaacagatagatcacaaggatggcgtgatatttctgaag gaggtagcTGGTCGCAAGACGAG gttcagtgatgaagccaaaccaatgtTGGTGGTCGGTGGCAAGTTGCCAAATGAAAAGTTTGATCACACCTTTTTCTACAACATGGCATTGAGCGAAACATCTGATATCATCAAATTAG tctccgtcaccctggatgtggaaacagcgcatccggagctcgaggtgtctgacgatcggaagagggtgagatggacccggacccggaggagtctccctgacaccgggaagaggtttacagacagtgtgtgtgtgctgggatcggagggattcacatcggggagacattactgggaggtggaggtgacgGGGAGTCAGCActggggtctgggagtcgccgcacattctttggagaggaagagacgtgtcacactgaccccggagactggagtctggagcatctggcgggggtggggtgacgagtttgttgcattcacctctcctccatcccgtgtccccgcccgtcccatccccgggagggtgagagtttatctcagttacgagtctgggacagtttcattttacgacgcggacaccaagtcccatctccacaccttcggtgggaataaattcacggagaaactttatcctttcttcgggccttgggcaccaaaccagtggctgagaatctgctccggttccgctccgggtgtgtaa
- the LOC144602841 gene encoding uncharacterized protein LOC144602841, producing MPVKEAVENHKDQVKSSILSLTKEKTGIQQMEQQQKEEISGVLEQSHNLQSKITSQFAELHQILTENEQRVLADIREEEKKILNVMEKNLQEIEENLNSIQEELFKLQQQMDQKDSVVFLKLLNICRVGDEAKRQWVVDGNLLIEKFETPFLYNAVLAETSNAIKQAKFIASPSHE from the exons atgccggttaaagaagctgttgaaaaccacaag gatcaggtgaaatcttccatcctgTCCCTCACAAAAGAAAAaacagggatccagcaaatggagcagcaacagaaagaggagatttctggagttctg gaacagtcacacaaccttcagtctaagatcacatcccagtttgctgaactgcaccagattctcactgagaatgaGCAGcgtgtactggcagatatccgggaggaagagaagaagattctaaatgtaatggagaaaaatcttcaagaaattgaggagaatttaaattccattcaggaggaactctttaagttgcagcaacagatggatcaaaaggacagtgtggtgtttctgaag ctgttaaatatttgcagagttgGTGATGAAGCCAAACGACAGTGGGTGGTAGATGGTAACTTGCTGATTGAAAAGTTTGAAACTCCTTTTTTGTACAACGCGGTATTGGCAGAAACATCTAATGCCATCAAGCAAG